The nucleotide sequence aaaGGGAATTATATGCTAACttttaacaaattattatataatataaccACCATTCttcaaatttaatatatatatgttgcctattaaatatatacccCCTAATGTGTATAggaaaatttataaaaattatataataataatagctttaaaaaatataataaaataaagtatTATAAAGGGGTGAAttaattcaaatattttataatatagcacaattaatattaatttttctattcATGCGTAGTAAATCATATATACTTtgcaaatatttataattacggattatataaatttgtgCTTATAAATGCGTgctaaataaaaaaataattatataaaaatataaaaaagggGAAATGCTAATAACaacttttaaattaaataagcAATTAAACatcaaataattaatagatatacctttaaaatatattagaagCCGCggcattattttttttaatagaaatatatattatttaaggactaatttattaaaaaataaatttatttaactTATTGTATCCCTTGGCATTTGCTATTTTAAccgtattatatatatattttttaatgtcaTACATATATTGGATATGTAcaaaataacatttttttagttgacggaatataaataacttcataatactataatatatgcactactaaatattatacacaATTATGCGCATATATAAAGATGATTGCTTTGaagttatttttaataaaaaattgccATAGCATGtttgtatgcatataataacTTAAAATgagttatatattttgaattattttaatttatatgcaaatacacatgtatatatttatgtagattttttttttttatttctatataattTCAAGATGGTATTGAAGAAGCTTTTgtgttttaatttatttttgataataatactaaCTTTCGAAAATTTATcctttgataaaaaaaatacttgCATGATAAATAATACTATACGATCAAATTCATGCTGTATAGTAAATCGTGTGTTAAGGGAAAAAACGCACCATTATTCCtcaaaaatatcaaaaagcATACCTTTCATacaaaatttttcattagaaaaatatttcactGGTGAAtcattacaaaaaaatattttaaataatattaataaactTGGTGGTGcacatttatttcatatttcaAAATCTCACTTAACAGCCAAATCAGGTAACAAAAATACCGAGTTTATTGGCGAAGCTACTGAATTATTTAAGggatttaaaagaaattttGGAATTAATATGACCGAAAATAAACAAACTAATATTGGTAGAATGTTGtgtgaaaatgataataataacggAGGTGAAGATACCTCCACAGAAAAAgcaattttcaaaaaatcaAAAGATTCACAAATTCATTACAGAACAGATTACAAACCAAGTGGATTTACAATTGATAATGTtacattaaatataaatatttttgataatgAAACTATTGTTAGATCATCCTTAAATATGTGTactaatgaaaattatgcTGATGAAGATCTTGTTTTTGATGGTGTAGGATTATCTATTAAAGAAATATCTATcaacaataataaattaactGAAGGTGAAGATTATACATATGataatgaatttttaactatatttgcaaaaaatgtgccaaaagaaaattttgtatttttatctgAAGTTGTTATTCACCCTGAAACTAATTATGCCTTAACTGGTTTATATAAATCTAAGGATATAATTGTATCACAATGTGAAGCTACTGGTTTTCGTAGaatcacattttttattgatcGTCCCGATATGATGGCTAAATACGATGTAACTTTAACAGCAgataaaaagaaataccCAGTATTATTAAGTAATGGTGATAAGCTTAATGAATTTGACATACCAGGAGGTCGACATGGAGCTAGATTTAATGACCCACATTTAAAACcatgttatttatttgctGTAGTTGCTGGTGACTTAAAACATTTAAGCGATAACTATGTTACAAAATATACTAAAAAGCCTGTCgaattatatgtatatagtGAAGCAAAATATGtatcaaaattaaaatggGCTTTAGAATGCTTAAAGAAAGCTATGAAATTTGATGAAGATTATTTCGGTTTAGAATATGATTTATCAAGATTAAATTTAGTCGCCGTATCTGATTTTAATGTAGGTGCTATGGAAAATAAGGGATTAAACATTTTCAATGCAGACTCTTTATTAGCATCTAAAAAAACATCCATTGATTTTTCATTCGAAAGAATATTAACAGTTGTTGGCCACGAATATTTCCATAACTATACTGGTAACAGAGTCACTTTAAGAGATTGGTTTCAATTGACTTTAAAAGAAGGATTAACTGTACATAgagaaaatttattttctgaaGAAACTACTAAAACAGCTACATTCAGATTAACTCATATTGATTTATTAAGAAGTGTCCAATTTTTAGAAGATTCATCACCCTTGTCTCACCCTATTAGACCAGAATCATATATAAGTATGGAAAACTTTTATACTAATACTGTATATGATAAAGGAAGTGAAGTCATGAGAATGTATCAAACAATTTTAGGAGACGATTATTACAAAAAGGGTAtcgatatatatttaaaaaaacatgatGGTGGAACAGCTACTTGTGAAGATTTTAATGATGCTATGAATGAAGCATatcaaatgaaaaaagGGAATACAGATGAAAATTTAGATCAATATTTATTGTGGTTTTCACAAAGTGGTACTCCTCATGTAACAGCTGAATATATTTAcgatgaaaatgaaaaaacatTTACAATAAATTTATCACAAATTACATATCCAGATGATAAccaaaaagaaaaatatcctttatttattccaGTCAAAGTTGGTTTTATTAGCCCAAAAGATGGTAAAGATGTTATTCCTGAAACTGTTTTGGAATTAAAGAAAGACAAAGAATCTTTTGTATTTCAAAATGTCTCAGAAAAACCTATTCCATCCTTATTTAGAGAATTTTCAGCACCGgtatatattaaagatAATTTAACTGACGAAGAACGTATAgcattattaaaatatgatagTGATGCTTTTGTTCGATATAATGTGTGTattgatttatatatgaaacaaataattaaaaattataatgaattaataTCTCAAAAAACTAAAGAGAATAATGTATTAGAACTTTCTTTAACTCCAGTTAATGatgaatttattaatgCAATTAAACACTTGTTAGAAGATAAACATGCTGATCCAGGATTTAAATCATACATTATTGCATTACCACGTGATAGATATATAATGAACTATATTAAAGAAGTTGATCCAATTGTTTTAGCAGATACAAaagattatatatataaacaaattggTAGCAGATTAAATCCTGTACTTTTTAGCATATTCCAAAACACTGAGAGCAAAGCAAATGATATGACTCATTTTAAAGACGAATCATATATTGATTTTGATCAATTAAATATGAGAAAATTAAGAAATTCTATTTTGATGATGTTAAGTAAAGCTCAATATCCACAtatgttaaaatatattaaggAACAATCTAATTCCCCATATCCATCTAATTGGTTAGCTAGTTTATCAGCATCTTCCTATTTTTCTGGAGATGATTATTATGATTTATATGACAAAACATATAAACTATCTAAAAATGACGAATTACTTTTACAAGAATGGTTAAAAACGGTCTCAAGATCAGATAGATCAGATATTTACAGTATCATCAAAAAATTAGAAgttgaaatattaaaagataGTAAAAATCCAAATAATATCAGAGCTGTATATTTACCATTTACATCTAACTTAAGAGCCTTTAATGATATATCAGGTAAAGGATACAAATTAATGGCAAATGTTATCATGAAAGTTGACAAATTTAATCCTATGGTTGCAACACAATTATGTGACCCATTCAAACTATGGAACAAATTGGACTTAAAAAGACAAGCTTTGATGCATGATGAAATGAACAGAATGTTGAACATGGAAAATATCTCTCCAAACTTGAAAGAATATTTACTTAgattaacaaataaaatgtgaaaGTAAAGTTTTACCTTTTCATATTTGTAACATTAATACATTTTACATGTGTTTTCACAATGGATATCGTTTTGCTCGTTTGAacttttttacatttttatatgccctataatatatgtatttccCACTTTGCAGTatatgtgtttttttttcttataattaATGGAAGAAAATGAACTTGAGTTCTTACAAACATATATTGAAAACAAATGCTACTCTTAATATCTTTATCCTATAAATTCCCGTTTGTGTTTAtgggaaaaatataatataatgtaATAACAATAGTAATAAGGTGATTTATCAAAATGACATTTATTCTCTATATGAAATCGTTTATACATACACACACTGTAGAAACGCCATTTCATTCCCTTAATATCGTAGTTTGGCGAATATCAAATTATCggtactattttttttgataaagaACAATGCTTCGACTTTTTATTTGTCATTAACAAAGTTagaataaatttaatattctGACAAATTCATACATGATATACTCATTTTAGAAGCATACAATATTAGCATAAGCACAATCACTTATACACATTGTTATTGTATTCCTTATATGGAAAGTCTCacagaagaaaaaaatgtcgTTCTCTATGTGACATAAACAATAGGCATAATTactttttatgaaaataaaatttttaattttattttttacaatatatcacttatgtatataaaaaaaatgagccCAATAATTGTATGAAATGTCTTCACTTTTTAATTCGCCGAAAGTGTTGAATTAAGTTGGTTCTTACATGTCATTTGTCAAACCcatgttatatttatttttttcataagaaaaatataaacaagaAATACAACATTGACGGCAAAATAAAGTATTATTTAAGctttttaaatgaatacAATTCTATGGTTTACAATTGGGTATCCATAAGGAAAAACAAAcccataaatatatacctctttttgtttttttatagatttTTTTTCGCAAAATTATGGTTAAAAAAAGAgctttattttctataaattattatttatgcaCACACAAATGGccattatattataatatccATATGTACTAATagttattaaaaaaatacactattttcatatcataaatgaaataaatatatatataatcctTTCGCATTTTTactaataattatttatcgAAAAATCAATTGACATAGTTTCcccaaaatataaaaataaataaatatataagcatatatgcatgttCCCGCTATACTTACACAAACAAAAAAGGATAATAAACAATCCCAAAACATCAGAGCAATACACATATGacacaaataaattatacatataaatatatgttatataattataatgcAATTctgcatatatacatacgcAGGAATGTTGCATAAGCTATATACattgcatatttataatgtacatataatattatatatacaaaaattattatttggaTAATTTAATGCGTAAAATTTtctagaaaataaatattatattacatgaaatttttgttatagaaatgtaaacaaattaaaaatggatttatattttaaaagctctaataaaaagaaaaaaacataatataatataaggGAATTAGAAggaataatttataaatctattaaaaaactgtcaaaaaaaataataattattaattatttatattgaaaaataaaagaggAAAATAACATTTCATAAGTACCAGAGTTATGTAAAATGGggaaataaatgaaagCACATACATGcatagttatatataatacctTTTTTCATAGTATATACTAATCCAATGAACCAAATATGCTAATATGaggaataaataaatatatatatatatatatatatgttttattttatgaaaatttatttataattttaaataaattaaattattctttttttaaatattactTTGAAGCGAACCCTATATAGCtttattgtttatatttttaataagcTATACTTTGTcgcattttatttttagtgatatatataaaacatacatatatatatatatatgcataatttttacttaatgaattgtatatattatgcagtaatgtttatatatatttattaataattaattaacATACACTTTTCGTATTTCCGTATccaatttctttttttcgatatatctatatagatatttaaattgtttaCAATTTCATACGTCACAATATAAGTTAGAGTGTTAAGTAATATCTTCAAACGTCATCATTATATGCTAAAAGCCCTAAACAATTTTTAGTTAAATTCCACATTAAAATGACGAAGAATGTAGCTGAAAATGAAGAGCCGGGAATAGTATATAAGGTTGCGGGGTCGTTAGTTATAGCCGAGAATATGAGCGGCACAAGAATGTACGAATTAGCAAAAGTAGGATGGAATAAGTTAGTAGGAGAAATTATAAGATTGGAAGGAAATTATGCTTATATACAAGTATATGAAGATACATCTGGATTATCTGTAGGAGATCCTGTAACTAAAACAGGAAATGCTTTATCTGTAGAGTTAGGCCCAggaatattaaataatatatatgatggTATACAAAGACCATTAGAAAGAATTGCAAATGCTTGCGGtgatgtttatatatttaaaggTATAGACATGACTGCATTAGATCATGAAAAACAATGGGACTTTTATGgaaataaagaattaaaaCTTAATGATATAGTTACTGGTGGAGATATATTTGGATATGtagatgaaaataaattatttaaagaaCATAAAATTATGGCCCCTCCAAATGCTAAAGGCCGACTCACTTATATTGCACCAGATGGCTCATATTcattaaaagataaaatatttgaattaGAATATCAGGGgaaaaaatacacatatGGTTTATCACATTTATGGCCAGTTAGAGATCCAAGACCGGTATTAGAAAAAGTTACAGGGgatacattattattaacagGCCAAAGAGTTTTAGATTCATTATTCCCAACAGTACAAGGAGGCACATGTGCTATTCCAGGGGCATTTGGTTGTGGTAAAACATGTGTATCACAAGCCTTGTCAAAATATTCGAATAGTGaagttataatatatgttgGGTGTGGTGAAAGAGGTAATGAAATGGCAGAAATCTTATCTGATTTCCCAGAATTAACTACTAGAGTTGGGAATGAAGATATTGGTATTATGCAAAGAACTTGTTTAGTGGCTAATACATCTAATATGCCGGTCGCAGCTAGAGAAGCTAGTATATATACAGGTATAACATTATGTGAATATTTTCGTGATATGGGTTATAATGCAACTATGATGGCTGACAGTACTAGTAGATGGGCAGAAGCTTTAAGAGAAATATCAGGGCGTTTAGCTGAAATGCCAGCAGATAGTGGTTATCCTGCCTATTTAGGTGCTCGGTTAGCATCTTTTTATGAGCGTGCAGGTAAAGTTAAATGCATTGGATCACCTTCACGTAGCGGTTCAATTACTATTGTTGGTGCTGTATCACCACCAGGTGGAGATTTCTCAGATCCAGTAACAACTTCTACTATGTCAATTGTACAAGCTTTTTGGGGATTGGATAAAAAATTAGCTCAAAGAAAACATTTCCCTTCTGTTAATTGGTCAACATCTTTTTCAAAGTATGGTAGACAATTAGAACAATATTTTGACAATTTTGACCCAGACTTTTTATCtctaagaaaaaaaataagtgaTATATTACAACAAGAAAGTGATCTTAATGATATTGTACAGTTAGTTGGAAAAGATTCCTTATCAGAAGACCAAAAAGTTGTTATGGAAGTTGCAAAAATAATCAGAGAAGATTTCTTACAACAAAATGCTTTTAGTGATTATGATTACATGTGTCCATTACAAAAAACTGTAGGTATGATGAGAATTATATGTCATTTTTATGTGCAATGTTTAAGAACTTTACAAGAATATGATTCAAGGGAAAGAAAAATAGGATGGGGATCAATTTACAATACGTTGCGTCCTAccattaataaaattactCACATGAAATTTGAATCTCCAAAAAACTCAGATGAGTATTTTAAGAAATACTTTAAGGCTTTGGAAGAAGAAATAACAACTGGATTGAGGAATTTAGCTGAGAAATAAGCCAAAAACTGTTTGTGGGCTGATCATATCTTTGTCATACATTTTTGGAGAAatacaattatatttcACGTGAATACTGCCGTTTTATCGCTAGTTTATGCCGTTCAGACTACGTTATCTTTATTCCAATCTGTATCATTTCGTATTTTATCCGGAATGTATGtggatttatttttattcacaGAAAAGGACGTACGACCAATAAATCGtttataatacatataccTGCATCACAATTGCTAATATGTGTTACTTGAAGCgcaatttaatatttctgtgtatatatttttaacgAGAAATATTTCTAAGCTATTATGATATCgccaattttattatacttttttaaataattcatatggtgatattttttattttgtctttacattttattttctcggaaatttttcatatttgaattttttattttttttatttttgatttgTTTACTAGCagtaatatattatgcatatgACATATTTATTGTAGAACAAATTACAATGTATTGACGCAAATATTTGCGCAAATGCATTAAagcaataaaaaattgacaacagttatacaaatatatacatacatatatggacaattaaaatattactaTCATGGTACTcgtttttaattattttttattgttttttttcggTTTAAggattatatatttaattagtGGCTACATGATTagttatgttttttaatgtCCATCTATTTTGTGCATATACATTTGTAATTTCCCATTATAACTTCTTTCTTTTCATCCGATAATATTTCCTTGCATTATTTAAGGTTCTATTTATCCGtaaattaaatatgcaaatattgttatattaaaatgtattattttaatttactcataaataatattttttacataccaacattatatagaaaggtatataaatattatttattcaatTGTTAGaatgattttataaatacaacAAAACTAACAAAccttataataaatatttttcattttattatgataaatatatttatttataattttaagaCATAAATGAACATTGGAATTTATTTAGCAAGTAAAAATGCactataatatatgtacttCCAATTTTTCACAAATTTATTCGTATACTCTTAAATCAACAGAATATGCAAAGACATAAGAttctatataaaatattataaactTGTAAATAGGTATACGTTTTACACgcttataatatatatatgtgtgctATGCTTTATCAatgatttttataacattcTTTGTATGCCCCTTTTTTCATAGATTAaaacatgaaaaaattatttatttcaaaataattatataataaacttAATTGTGCAAAATAcatattctatattttcaaattataattatttttattacttttatttattaagtGGGTAAACATCCCCTAATTTTCGTAGATATGTCGAGATCGTTGCTTAAACAAAATCCAGAACAGGAAAGTGGCATACACATATGTGCATAGCTGCAAATTTTCATTGTCAATAAATCAAAagttgtaaaaaaaatagcacaattaattatttaaataattcaaatataacaatttattGCTATTATGattttacaatattttattatacacaaaataaaaaataagcataCTCCAATTTGAAacaataatgaatatatataacacaAAATTTAGTATTTCTATACggtttttaaattaattaatctatgtacatatataaatatattaaaaaattaaaattatttagttgtaaacaaaataacaattgaacttaataaaaatgatacaaatatgaatatatatgaatgaaTACACCAATTGATCCATGTAAATTTTATAGAACTTCACATTTATAgtgtatacatatatctagaaaaatatgatgtTTGTTTTGCAATTTTTAGTTTCGTACacacatatttaaaaatatatttcctatttattaaaaagagtaacaacaataaaaaacattttatatctCAAATAAAAGTGGCTTACGAAAACGtgatacatatttttaggATACACGTATAAAAAGATACTAActcaatatataatgataaatgCACAATATAGTACTTGCCCtattaattattacattataaaaagatacacatttttgtttatatagacttgtttaaatattaatcaAAATGCATTTGAAAACATATTATTcattcataataattttaaaaataataatactgaattttaaaaaatataaatgttttctattaaaaaaaaaagatccAATAATATTCGATTTAATAGaaaatcgaaaaaataaatttaataatattaggaaatttataataaaagacAAGTGTAATAATGATGTAGTTATAGacaacatttttaaatttagtgaaaatgaaaactatatacaaaagaaattaaatgaatttaaaaaatatagaattaCAACATATAGTTctaaatatacatttttttttccaggACAAGGAGAGCAATATTTATCTATGGGTTTAGATAcctataataattataaggagtcaaaagaaatatatgaacgggcaagtaaaatattaggatataatttaatggaaataattaaaaatggtccaatagaaaaattaacagATTCTGAGATTGCACAACCAGCTATTTATACGGTTTCTATGGCTgcatatgaaaaattaaaaaatgaaaattatgatatagttcaaaaattaaatttatgtatGGGTTATTCATTAGGGGAATATTCGGCACTAGCTTGTTCTGGTTCATTATCTTTTGAAGAAGGAGTATATTTAACAAAAGAAAGAGGAAAGGCAATGCAAAATTGTGCTAAATTACATAATATGTCAACTATAGCAATTGTCGGTTTAACtattgataatatatataaattaattgacgatgttaataaaaaaatgaatgatGACATTTTGATCGTCAGTTATATgacagaaaaaaaatttggtTTATGTGGAAAACCTGAAAGTATGGAGTATCTTAACAAATTAGCtaaggaaaaatataaagcaccttttacaaaaaaattacaaatatCGGGACCATTTCATTCTTCTTATATGTTTCCTGCAAGAAAAActttagaaaatatattaaaacaaatacaattaaaaaaattacatgTTCCAATAATATCAAATGTAGATGGTTGTGCTTATAATGATCCTTCCATAATTAAGGATCTATTGCTTTTGCAATTAACTAGTCCAATTAAAATCAATGAATGTTTagaaaatgttttaaaaaatggatatgAGGTTGGTTATGAATTGGGTCCAGGTACAATTAATACAAACCTTTTAAGGGAtgtttcaaaaaaaaaaaaaacagcaacgccatatatatagtcacgttatataataataagatGATGcactattattttatttcacacacatatttatatttccttaattgtttttattatttattttttgcgCATATTTGCAAAATTacctaatatatatgtcaTACATTTGAAATTGCATATTTGCATAGTGTGCATATTTATGTtcttaaattattttgattttttcatatccctttcatatatgatatttaatttatatttttaatatcgCTTGATATTTGTcccttttttaaattgtttacACCTATATCTATGCTAATAGaaaatttgaattataatataaattaactATTCAAAAGATTCAATCGGAAatacaattatattaataaaaaagcatttatattttgaacaATTATAATTCCGATAATGCTAAAAGCAAACGAGAAAGGAAAAAAAcgtattaaaaaagaaat is from Plasmodium berghei ANKA genome assembly, chromosome: 14 and encodes:
- a CDS encoding M1-family alanyl aminopeptidase, putative; this encodes MVLKKLLCFNLFLIIILTFENLSFDKKNTCMINNTIRSNSCCIVNRVLREKTHHYSSKISKSIPFIQNFSLEKYFTGESLQKNILNNINKLGGAHLFHISKSHLTAKSGNKNTEFIGEATELFKGFKRNFGINMTENKQTNIGRMLCENDNNNGGEDTSTEKAIFKKSKDSQIHYRTDYKPSGFTIDNVTLNINIFDNETIVRSSLNMCTNENYADEDLVFDGVGLSIKEISINNNKLTEGEDYTYDNEFLTIFAKNVPKENFVFLSEVVIHPETNYALTGLYKSKDIIVSQCEATGFRRITFFIDRPDMMAKYDVTLTADKKKYPVLLSNGDKLNEFDIPGGRHGARFNDPHLKPCYLFAVVAGDLKHLSDNYVTKYTKKPVELYVYSEAKYVSKLKWALECLKKAMKFDEDYFGLEYDLSRLNLVAVSDFNVGAMENKGLNIFNADSLLASKKTSIDFSFERILTVVGHEYFHNYTGNRVTLRDWFQLTLKEGLTVHRENLFSEETTKTATFRLTHIDLLRSVQFLEDSSPLSHPIRPESYISMENFYTNTVYDKGSEVMRMYQTILGDDYYKKGIDIYLKKHDGGTATCEDFNDAMNEAYQMKKGNTDENLDQYLLWFSQSGTPHVTAEYIYDENEKTFTINLSQITYPDDNQKEKYPLFIPVKVGFISPKDGKDVIPETVLELKKDKESFVFQNVSEKPIPSLFREFSAPVYIKDNLTDEERIALLKYDSDAFVRYNVCIDLYMKQIIKNYNELISQKTKENNVLELSLTPVNDEFINAIKHLLEDKHADPGFKSYIIALPRDRYIMNYIKEVDPIVLADTKDYIYKQIGSRLNPVLFSIFQNTESKANDMTHFKDESYIDFDQLNMRKLRNSILMMLSKAQYPHMLKYIKEQSNSPYPSNWLASLSASSYFSGDDYYDLYDKTYKLSKNDELLLQEWLKTVSRSDRSDIYSIIKKLEVEILKDSKNPNNIRAVYLPFTSNLRAFNDISGKGYKLMANVIMKVDKFNPMVATQLCDPFKLWNKLDLKRQALMHDEMNRMLNMENISPNLKEYLLRLTNKM
- a CDS encoding V-type proton ATPase catalytic subunit A, putative, translated to MTKNVAENEEPGIVYKVAGSLVIAENMSGTRMYELAKVGWNKLVGEIIRLEGNYAYIQVYEDTSGLSVGDPVTKTGNALSVELGPGILNNIYDGIQRPLERIANACGDVYIFKGIDMTALDHEKQWDFYGNKELKLNDIVTGGDIFGYVDENKLFKEHKIMAPPNAKGRLTYIAPDGSYSLKDKIFELEYQGKKYTYGLSHLWPVRDPRPVLEKVTGDTLLLTGQRVLDSLFPTVQGGTCAIPGAFGCGKTCVSQALSKYSNSEVIIYVGCGERGNEMAEILSDFPELTTRVGNEDIGIMQRTCLVANTSNMPVAAREASIYTGITLCEYFRDMGYNATMMADSTSRWAEALREISGRLAEMPADSGYPAYLGARLASFYERAGKVKCIGSPSRSGSITIVGAVSPPGGDFSDPVTTSTMSIVQAFWGLDKKLAQRKHFPSVNWSTSFSKYGRQLEQYFDNFDPDFLSLRKKISDILQQESDLNDIVQLVGKDSLSEDQKVVMEVAKIIREDFLQQNAFSDYDYMCPLQKTVGMMRIICHFYVQCLRTLQEYDSRERKIGWGSIYNTLRPTINKITHMKFESPKNSDEYFKKYFKALEEEITTGLRNLAEK
- a CDS encoding malonyl CoA-acyl carrier protein transacylase, putative; amino-acid sequence: MHLKTYYSFIIILKIIILNFKKYKCFLLKKKDPIIFDLIENRKNKFNNIRKFIIKDKCNNDVVIDNIFKFSENENYIQKKLNEFKKYRITTYSSKYTFFFPGQGEQYLSMGLDTYNNYKESKEIYERASKILGYNLMEIIKNGPIEKLTDSEIAQPAIYTVSMAAYEKLKNENYDIVQKLNLCMGYSLGEYSALACSGSLSFEEGVYLTKERGKAMQNCAKLHNMSTIAIVGLTIDNIYKLIDDVNKKMNDDILIVSYMTEKKFGLCGKPESMEYLNKLAKEKYKAPFTKKLQISGPFHSSYMFPARKTLENILKQIQLKKLHVPIISNVDGCAYNDPSIIKDLLLLQLTSPIKINECLENVLKNGYEVGYELGPGTINTNLLRDVSKKKKTATPYI